From Raphanus sativus cultivar WK10039 unplaced genomic scaffold, ASM80110v3 Scaffold2628, whole genome shotgun sequence:
AGATTTTGTTAAACCAGGTTCATAatcatattatcattttttattatgGTTAGTAAATTCAGAAATGGCGTTTTAATTTGTGTTCTTTTAATTTGAGTAGATGAGAGACTCAATGACATAGTTGGAAGTGCGTACTACGTAGCTCCTGAAGTTCTACACAGATCATACACAACAGAAGCAGATGTGTGGAGCATTGGAGTCATAGCATACATTCTACTATGTGGTAGCCGTCCGTTTTGGGCAAGAACAGAATCTGGAATCTTCAGAGCGGTTCTTAAAGCTGACCCTAGTTTCGATGAAGCTCCTTGGCCCTTCTTGTCCTCTGAAGCTAAAGACTTTGTCAAGCGGTTATTGTTTAAGGATCCTCGGAGAAGAATGTCAGCTTCCCAAGCCTTGAGTCAGTTCCTTTTTTTAACCTCACAGCTCTTTATAGACACATATCTTTTCTATTTTGGTAGTCACAGttcctttttttacttttgtttcttACAGTGCATCCTTGGATCCGTGGTTATAATAGGGATATGAATATACCGTTTGATATCCTGATCTTTAGGCAGATGAAGGCCTACTTGCGGTCTTCTTCATTGCGCAAAGCTGCTTTGAGGGTATGTTTTAAAGCACTGAAGAACACTGTCTAAAGACTAGTCAGTAGTTTCTCATTCTTGTGTTCTTTCTTTCTACAGGCATTGTCCAAGACGTTGATAACTGATGAGATTATTTACCTGAAAACTCAATTTTCTCTCCTCTCACCAAACAAAGATGGCCTCATCACTTTGGAAACCATTAGATCGGTTGGTTAAAACTTCTCTTTTGATAGGTACAGACACAGTGTAGTAAATCTAATCTAATCCCTGTTGCATTTGTTTGGACAGGCACTTTCAAGAAATGCAACAGAAGAAATGAAGGAGTCTCGAGTCCCAGAGTTTCTTGCTTTGGTAAGAAACGTTTAGTAGATACTATATAAACAGTTTTGGTTGTAATACCTCTCTCTATCAATGACTTGTAATGTTCTTACAGCTAAATGGACTTCAACACAGAGGAATGGACTTGGAAGAGTTCTGTGCAGCGGCTGTAAACGTTCATCAGCATGAGTCGCTTGATTGTTGGGAGGAGAGCATTCGTCATGCTTATGAGCTATTTGAAATGAATGGAAACAGAGCTATCGTCATTGAAGAACTCGCTTCTGTAAGTTAAAGCAGTGTTTGCTTTCTTTGCCAAGTTCCTCTTAAAGCTGACACAACATGTTGTTTTTTGAGTATGCAGGAACTTGGGGTTGGACCAGCTATAACAGTACATTCGGTTCTACGTGAATGGATAAGACACACAGATGGGAAACTGAGTTTCTTCGGGTTTGCTAAACTCTTACATGGAGTCTCTGTTCGACCCTCGGTGAAAACTCCACGGTGAAGTTAATGAAAATCCAACACTGACGAAGCAAAAAAAGAGGATGTCAAGATCTTTACTTTGATTCTTTGGATCAGTAGTGAGGATTGTAAAAGGGAATATAAAGTTTCATACAAGAGAAGTTGTAAGAAGATTTGTTGTGATAAAAATAGTAACCACACTGACTCTCACTCTATGTGAAGAAGTCAAGAGAAAGATAAAGGAATTTAAACATGAAACATTCTCTcttattttcaaaaagattttGACTTTGTGTTCTCTTTGTTCTCAAAGGTAATGAGATCCGGAAAAGTTAAAAGGCACTAATATGCTTGGAGTTTGTTCTGAAAATTGGATTATGTGGGTAAAGACACTAATATGCTTTTAATAGACTTTGCAGTTACTTAAAAAAGACGAGTGTGTTTGTTGTTCTTCATGCTTTAGTAGTGTCAAAGTGTAGCAGATAGTTTTAGTACTCTGTTGAGTTGTTTATGTGCTAGAATGCGAGAGAAAATCTATAATTAACAATAGAGATGAGAAACGTTTTGCAATTGAAGATGAAGATGTGATCTGTTCAAAACACAATAATCAGAAGAAAGAGACAAACACGAGAGTGAAAAGTGTAAAAAGACATCCATTGATTAAAGAAGTATTTCATTGAAGAAAGAATCATATGATTTTGGACTACAAATATTGAACTAAAGAATAATACAAACTAAAACTCTTATGATTACCGAAGCTGAATCTGTTTGAGTTGCATCAGTTTTCTCTtatatgagaaagaaaaaaaactgatccAAGATCAAACAGAACTCTCCTCAGTCCTCAAATTACATACGAACTACACAGACAGTACCTAGTAATCATTGACTCATTCTCATCATAACATGAGAAAAGAATCTGCAAATTCATCGCCGCTCAAACCTTCAAATATGGAATCCAAGTCAAGATCAGCTATATCAAAACCAAGCACCTCTTCTTGCGCATCATTCAATTCTCCTGCAGCAGCTGGTAATAACAGAGCTTTGTTGTTGCTGCAAGAGTTATCAGAAACCGTCTCAGTCTGATGctcatctttttcttcttcagtttTCTCAACATCATTGAGGAGGTTCTGAAGATCCATGTCGCTCCACTCTTTCAAATTTTCATAAACCTCCTTAATCTCATGATCTTCTTCTACAGGTTCCTTGTCAAAATCAAAACCGTTGAGGATTTGGTCAATATCCATATCGCTCCACTCTTCAGTATTTTCCTCAGCATGAGTTGTTGATAAAGCAGCGTTCTTGTCGTTGTTGTTAAAGAAACGGTCACAAACAGAGATGATCTGATCATCCTCTGAAGTGATTAGGGTTTGAGGTAgtaaatcatcatcatcaacatcgaTTAGGGTTTTAACAACATCGTTGCTgtcgtccttcttcttcttaccttTTCTCTGATTAAAACCAAAGGCGTCCTCATCAAGCAACCGATCTGCATCCCTAATCAGTATCTCCATGGACTCCATCGCTTGCATGATTTCTTCAAGGCTCTTACTCGTCGCAAGCTTCTCCTTCTCCCACCAATTACTAAGCCCTAGCTCCTTCCGAGCCATGCATATTCCTATGTCCTCCCTCATCTTTTTGCTTTCTTCAGGGACACGAACTGGCCTCTGTCCGGAGAGATACGCAGAGACCAGCGAATCAACCGAAGAGTGACCGAAGGAGAAGAAAGGGACGTTGGAGTTGGAAGAAGAAGGAGTCGCTAAGATCGCGATCTGAGCCTCGCCCATAACACAGAGCTGTGCGGCTTTGCTGTAGAGACCATCCCTTCTCTTCGAAAAAGTTACAGCCTTTGAGCTCTTATCGGCAATCTTCTCTAGCACGGCCTTCCTCTTCGTCCCTCCTCTTTTCACCATCGTTGAATAAAAATCGAAACCCTAGTTTTCAATATTACAGAGCGTAGAAACTAGACAGAGTCGAGTGCcaaatctcttctttttttaacgAAGAAAACGAAACCCTAGTTTCAGAAATTACAGAGCTTTTTCGAGTAGAGAAGCTTTAGAACAAAAAGAAGCAAAGTAAGCACTCTCTCCATCTATTTGGTCTGTATAAATAGGTTACGTTCTTGTCATTAACTTATCCACTAATCAATcgttaaaattaattaactttgactatttccttttttataacTAATCAGTAATTAAACATGATGGGTTAACTTACACCAATTTCCCCTTTTTTCTTTAAGTAACATCAAAATCGGACCGGTTCGATTAAAACCTAATTTATTTACTCGTACCAAGTTCGGTTCGACTTATGGAAAGAGATAAATTACCGAACCAGATTTTCATTCCCCCTAAAATTGCATCAGCGGCCccttatcttcttctttctttcgaTTATGGAATTAGGGTTTCGATCATGGAATTAGGGGTTTTTTTAAATCTGTCTTATTATTAGTCTCTGGACTTTGTTCTTCATCTCTCCGATCCACAGATGGCTCTGAGGTAAATCAAGATTTGCAAAGCTTTTTGCATCTTTACTTGATTTAATACGTTTTACGTAACTTTTTGAGAGAAGCCATGTTCATGTCTTAGCTTTCTCTCTTTGTTTCGTAATTGAAATTTATTCAGAGTTTGGTCTTATTGAACAGCGAGGGTTTAGGTACACTGTGAGATCTTTCTGTAACATACATAACGAAAAGATTGCTTGTTACGTCACTGTGAGAGGAGACAAGGCAAATGCACCTTCTTGAGAGTGGCTTGAAAGTGAAGGAACACAGTTGAGGTCATTTATCTTGAAATCAAGTAAGGGATGACATGTGACAGaggtcttcttttttttcttttttgctgaTTTTAAACAGAGTAATGTTTTAattattcttttctttcttaGGCAAAAAATCAAAGAGCATTGCCAAAGGCAAGGAGCTCAAGAAGAACGAGAAATTGCTTCAACAGATCGAAGCAGTGAGTAATGGATTCCCCTCTTTGTTATTAGACcctcttttgtttctttatcaTTGTCTTAAGATTGCTCCTATTATTTGTTCTGTCTCTGTGTGTGATTAGGTCAAACCCCTGAGCTTGATCTTGTTTGTACACTGTGAGATCTCATTGCTTGCTGAGAGGAGACAAGGCAATGCAGCTTGGCTTTGAGAGTGGCTTGAAAGTGAAACAATACTGAACTGTTGATAGTAATAGTTGACATATTTTGCTGGTTTGGTATGAGGTTCATTACAGGTGCATTCTTGGATCCGTGGTTATGCTGCTGATATGAATGAGTTTTTAACAGAACGTTTTACTTGCGATCTTCTTCGTTGCCGCAAAGCTGCTTTTAGGGTATGTTTTAAGTACTTTGAGAAGAACACTGATGACTATGTTCTAACCATTATGTCCTTCTCTCTACAGGCATTGTCCAAGACTCAATTTTCTCTCCTTGCACCAAACAAAGATGGCCTCATCAGTTTAGAAAACATTAGATCGGTTCTAAACTGTTTTTAAATTTCCCTTTTCTTCTCTCTAAAGGTGATATAGTCCCTGTTGCATTTTATTCTGTTTGGACAGAGGCTCTTTCAAGGGAATGCAGCTTCTTGCTTTGGTAAGAAACGTTTCTCTGTGTGATTTTTCAGATTGTAGTAGATACTATAAAAAAGTTTAGTTCCAATGCTCCTTTCAATGGCTGTCATGTTTGTGCAGCTGCAATAAACGTTCATCAACATGAGTCGCTTGATTGTCTGGAAGAGAGCATACCTCATGCTTATGAGCTATTTGAGAAGAATGGAAACAGAGCCATCGTCATTAAAGAACTCGCTTCTGTAAGTTAAGCAGTGTTTGCTCTTTACAAAGTTCCTCTTAAAGCTGACAACATGTTGTTTTTGAGTATGCAGGAACTTGGGATTGGACCAGCTATTACAGTACATTCGGTTCTTCATGATTGGATAAGACACACACACAGATGGGAAACTTAGCTTCGTTGGGTTTGCTAAACTCTTACATGGAGTCTCTGTTCGGCCATCGGTGAAAAGTTATGTAATAAAAAGAATAGGAATCCTCAAATAACAGACTTGGAGGTTTCTGAGAATTGGATTGTGTGAGTAAATACATTAATGCTTATTAAGAGGTGATGAGTGTGTTTATTGTTCTTCATGTTTTGTATTGACAAGTGTAGAAGAGATTCCTTTTGTACTCTTTGAGGTGAGGATCATTTGTGTAAGACTGAGTAGTACAGTGGGAAGTTCACTACTGAGCTTGTTGGCCCCCCTATGTTTAAACCGGTCAATAGGTTCAAATTTCTTGTAACTGAAGATGCAAGAAAGAGACCGTTACAAGAATGATGAGAAACGTTTTTGCAACCGAAGATGAAGATGGGATCTGTCCAGACAAATAGCAAACACATATCCACAAGAACTATACAGAGCtctttttattttgtacttAAAAAACATTCAAGTCCCAGTAGACAACtgtcaaaaatgtaaaaaaggCATACACTGATTAAAGAACGATCTCACTAAACATTTTTAAGTGGATCTGTTTGTTATATAGACTTAACAACATACTTTGGTTATAATTGAATTTGTGAGAAATGAGAATAGGTTCGAACGAGAGAGATCAGTAATTAACAGAAAAGTCGAGAAATGTTTTGCAACTGAAGATGAAAATGTGATCCGTTCAAACACAATAATCAGAATATAGACAAAACAAGACAGTGAAAGGTGTAATACAAACTCAAAATCTTATCATTAAAGAAAGAATCATATGATTCTGGACTACAAAAAGGACACATATTGAACTAAAGAATAATACAAACACTTATCATTCATTACCGAAGCTGAAGTGAACCTGTTTGAGTTGCATCAGTTTTCTCTTTtctgagttaaaaaaaaagaaactgatcCAAGATCAAACAGGACTCTTCTCAAATTACTACATACGAACTAAACAGACAGTACTTAGTAAATCATTCATCACATGAGTAGAGAAGCCACAAGCTCAGCATCAAGGGTGGCCAAACCTCCAAAAATTGTATCCAAATCAACATTAGCTAAATCAAGATCAAGCAGGTTTTGATCATCACCTGGTAATAACAGAGCATTGTTGTTCTTGTTGCTGCAAGAGTTTTCAGAAACCGCCTcaatctgatgatgatgatcatcttcttcttcttcttcaaaaccGTTGAGGATTTGATCAATATCCATATCGCTCCACTCTTCAGAATTTACCTCAGAATGAGTTGCTGATAAAGCAGTGTTCTTGTCTTTGTCGTTGAAGAAACGGTCACAAACAGAGATGATCTGATCATCCTCTGAAGTGATTAGGGTTTGAGGAAgtaaatcatcatcatcaacttcGATTAGGGTTTTACCAGTTCCGTGGTGGTGGGGAACAACAAGCGAACCTTTTCTTTGACTAAAACCAAAGGCGTCCTCATCAAGCAACCGCTCAGCATCCCTCATCAGTATCTCCATGGA
This genomic window contains:
- the LOC130505835 gene encoding CDPK-related kinase 8-like — encoded protein: MGGCTSKPSTSDRPNNPFFPGNDYPLVNNPTPSAAKASPFFPFYTPSPARHHRRNKSRDVANGGGESKSATSTPLRQLRRAFNPPSPAKHIRAALRRRKFKKEAALSAEAAEAPPQEEGEEVGLDKRFGFAKDFQSRVELGDEIGRGHFGYTCSAKFKRGELKGHVVAVKIIPKSKMTSAIAIEDVRREVKILKALSGHKNLVQFYDAFEDNANVYIAMELCEGGELLDRILARGGKYSEEDAKQVIIQILNVVAFCHLQGVVHRDLKPENFLYTSKEENSQLKAIDFGLSDFVKPDERLNDIVGSAYYVAPEVLHRSYTTEADVWSIGVIAYILLCGSRPFWARTESGIFRAVLKADPSFDEAPWPFLSSEAKDFVKRLLFKDPRRRMSASQALMHPWIRGYNRDMNIPFDILIFRQMKAYLRSSSLRKAALRALSKTLITDEIIYLKTQFSLLSPNKDGLITLETIRSALSRNATEEMKESRVPEFLALLNGLQHRGMDLEEFCAAAVNVHQHESLDCWEESIRHAYELFEMNGNRAIVIEELASELGVGPAITVHSVLREWIRHTDGKLSFFGFAKLLHGVSVRPSVKTPR
- the LOC130505836 gene encoding agamous-like MADS-box protein AGL97, with translation MVKRGGTKRKAVLEKIADKSSKAVTFSKRRDGLYSKAAQLCVMGEAQIAILATPSSSNSNVPFFSFGHSSVDSLVSAYLSGQRPVRVPEESKKMREDIGICMARKELGLSNWWEKEKLATSKSLEEIMQAMESMEILIRDADRLLDEDAFGFNQRKGKKKKDDSNDVVKTLIDVDDDDLLPQTLITSEDDQIISVCDRFFNNNDKNAALSTTHAEENTEEWSDMDIDQILNGFDFDKEPVEEDHEIKEVYENLKEWSDMDLQNLLNDVEKTEEEKDEHQTETVSDNSCSNNKALLLPAAAGELNDAQEEVLGFDIADLDLDSIFEGLSGDEFADSFLML
- the LOC108820353 gene encoding agamous-like MADS-box protein AGL97; translated protein: MVKRGGTKRKAVLKKIDDKNSKAVTFSKRREGLYSKAAQLCVMGEAQIAILATPSSSNSNVPFFSFGHSSVDSLVSAYLSGQRPVRVPEESKEMREDIGICMARKELGLGYWWKDEKLARSNDPEEIMQAMESMEILMRDAERLLDEDAFGFSQRKGSLVVPHHHGTGKTLIEVDDDDLLPQTLITSEDDQIISVCDRFFNDKDKNTALSATHSEVNSEEWSDMDIDQILNGFEEEEEDDHHHQIEAVSENSCSNKNNNALLLPGDDQNLLDLDLANVDLDTIFGGLATLDAELVASLLM